TCACGCCACAGTCCGGCCGTAACCTCTTGCCAAAACAAATCAACGGGGTCAAACAGGAGGTCAAGGTGTGGCGCTCGGGGGACAAGTCGCAGAAGGTGGAAAAGATCAAGCTGCGGTGGAGGGTGAGCTACAAGCtgaatggggaggtgaagaacgagatgggggaggtgccgGAGTTTAGTATTCCGTAGACGGTTCCAgcggtggtggaaagtgaGGGTCTGGCGCGTCGTGGTCTGTGTTGTAATATCCGGGATTGAGCCAGGAACGGAACATGATGCATGTTGATAGTTGAAGCGGAGAGCGCGGAGGCTGAAAAAGCGATTACAGTTGGTGTTTTCGAGACCTGCGGGTGTTGGAATTACAAGacgtctctttttttttctcttcttcttcttctcttgttgCCAGATGGACCTGCCCCTATTTATACTACCTGACTGCAGTGACTGCAACGGTAGGGCAGTGTGAGCGGTGTGGTGTAATGGCATGGTCTCAGGGGGGAGGCTCCTTCCTCATTTTTACTCAATGACACCTGAGCACCATCCTCGTCATTCGAGCATGACCTCTTCATACTTGCTCGGAAGCCTTGCCGTTATCCCGCAAGACAATGCTGAATCATCTCAACTCGAATATATTAACTGGACACCGCATAACAATCACGAAAGCGCAGCCCGCCGAGATGCTGTGGTACTTGCTGggccctcctcaccgccctcttcctctcccacggCTTTTGCTGGCCCATGGAAGAGggctggggagaagggggacgTTTTGTGCAGAGCGGTGTGCGGGGCATGGCTTGGGCTGAAGCACAGGGTGATgggaagattgaggagaggggaataatggaaaggggggataggcggatggtgatggtgatgttgtatATGATTTAGACAACAGCGGGGGCTATCTTGACATCTTGGAAGTGGTTACCTCGGTTTTGAGAACAAAAAGTAATAGGAAAAACACTCATCATTACTTGCATTGTAACtgccccaacaaccccctcaataGAACGAGAGAGCCATCGAATCCAACGGCAAATACCTAACTAAATACcctttccccatccccatccccatccccatccccatccccatccccatccccatccccatccccatccacaTGTACAAATTATACACATCCCATTAAAACACATTAAACCCCCTGCACCCCCCCCGCTGTTCATATCTTCATCCCTTAACCCttttctatatatatatacccatctcatccatccattTCCTCTGCAGCATTAaccaaccatcatcattatTACACCCCCACCATGGTCTACCCCATTCTATCATCCCATCGTCTATATAATAGCacgtccccatccccctcacgCAGCAGGCAAGTTAAGCTTGTTATTCCCCTTCTTGGTCATAACCTTGGTAATAGCATGCCTGATCGTCTGCCCCGCCTTCTCGATGTCCTTCTTGCTCAAGCCCGAAGTGACACACACCTTGAGCGCAGGCTGGACAATCCAGCTCCCATCCTTCAGGCTGTTATGAGTAGAAATGCTCATCCCCTTGAGCCTGGTGATCAAAACCCCGTTCGCAAGAGCCTATATTACACCTCGTTAGTTAAACCAAGCTCATGTTCGGTACCAAGACGCAGGGGGAAACAAACATACCTCATCCACACACTCCTGCAGCAACCTCTCCTggtcctccaaccccaacctcctcgccctcaccacctcctccctcaacaccaaaagCTGCACCGGGTTCTCCGCCGCGCTCGTGCAGACAACCCACTCGCTCCTCCCCTCGGCCAGCtgccccctcaacaacctgacATTCTCCCTGCACCCCGCCAAAATCTCGGGGTTGCTCTGCAACACATTCAAGCTCTCGCTCGCCGTCATGGCCAACATGGCCGGCAGCGCCGCAGAAAAGGTgtacgccgccgccgcgatcCTCTGGTGctcaaccacatccccatcccccgcgcaaaacccaccccccgcGCACAGCGGCCCAGCCAAGCTCCCCACGATCATGTCAATCTGCGTCGGATCAACATTCTGATGCtccgtcaaccccctccccgtccgcCCCAGCACGCCAAACGACCAAGTCTCGTCCAGAATAATCCTAAACTTGTACTTCTCCTTCAGTTCCACCAGCTTGGGCAGATTATTCATATCCCCGCACGTCTCAAACAGTCCCTCGGTGACAATAAACCGTCTGGTcagcttgcccttcttcttctgctccgcCACAACGCCCCTCATGACTTGCTCCAGGTCCTCAAAGTCGTTGTGGTTGTACCACCTGATGTTGCTCCTGCTGATCTCCAACCCTCTCCGAATAGAATAATTGACCGCCCTGTCAGCCACGATAACATCCCCGCGTTTGCAAAACGCGGGAATCACGGACGAAATCGCCGAAAAGGCCTGGGCGTAGACGATGCACTTCTCTGTGCCTAGGTAGCTCGCGATatcggcctcggccttcaTGTGCACGTCCTGCGTTCCGTAGAACTGGGGAGGACCGCAGGGCCCAACGCCGTACGTCCGAAGAGTGGCGATGGCTTTCTCCTTGATTTGCTCGTTGGCGTTGAGGTTGTAAAAGTTGTacgaggcgaggttggtgacggtTTTGCCGGTGGAGAGTTTGGATTTGGGGCCCGAGGGGCCGacgaggatggggagtttCTCGAGCGAGGTTTCTTCTAGGGGGGTGAGAGGGGCGACGAGGGGTTCGGGGGTCCATTCTTCGACTAGTTCGTCGATTTCCTTGAgcgggggggggaggttagtAGAGGTTAttgtgggggaaggggggagaaggacgTACGTCTTCGGTGAGCTTGACGTAGTTGACCTTGCTGGTCGAGTAACTTGGGCTGAGGAGATAacggatgaagaagatgaccagcaccagctcgATGGCGGATCTGACGGGGTCGTTTTGGTAGCTGGACCTGACATAGCGGATGAGGACTGCGCTGCCAGGGACCTTTTGGAAGGTGGTCGCCGCGtggtcgaggaagaggttgaggcgGGTTTGGAGGTCTTGGAGGTCCATGTttgctgttcctcctcctgcttgtgcttgttgttgtttcaaGATCGATCTGGTATGTAGGGGAAGACACAGGATTAACAGGTCAATCGCATTGGTCAAACCCGCTCGCTCgctgaaaagaaaaggagagtGTAAACGCCGTTCCGTCAGGTAAACTCTTCAAATGCTTGTCGCGTTTGTGTTGCGGTGTCGGTGTCGCGTGGTAAGTTGCAGCTGGGGAAAATTattccagcagcagcagcaagcagcagtggtggtaGCGGTCGCGCGCGCCGCTAGGGTGACAACACAGCACAACGGCAGCCTCGGAAAACAGGGGGTCGGTCCCACACACGTCAGACCAGTGGCTCGGAGCGCTGTAAACCCACCCCACtttactttttttcctcttgttCTCAAATCCCGTTCCCGACTCAGGGGCAAGTTCTCTTGGCATCTCAAATCAGTTCAGGGGCAACCAAGATATTTCCATTAGGtaccctcctctctctcaatCATACACACATTCAAGAACTCATCAATAATCATGCCCTCTTTGCTCAGTGACTCGTAGCCATCCATCCTTATTGAACCCATTACATTACGCAGTAGCacatcgacgacaacacaCACAAGCAATCATCTTGAAAAACACGCAATGCTTCAAAGGTAATTGGACAAATATGCAACAACGCAACCCAACAATGCCATTAATCCGCATTAAGCAACTTTCAGAAGACCACATAACAAAAAGCAGCAGAGACAGGGAAATTGAGCTAAGCGTCTAGAATAATAACAAAAAAGCCCACTTTTGTATATGTGATACCAATGCCTtccgccaaccccaaaatcaaaaaatcaacaaaaaaaaaagaaaaaaaaaagacagagACCAAAAAATCAAAATGAAATGATGCTCATGCTGCCAGAGGTTTGCTGTCGAGTTCCAAGAATACAACATTTCTTTTCATGACAAAAACTCCCCGGGGAccactccccatctccctatTCTTTTCCTTGACCAAAGAGAGGTCCGACAAAATCCCATATGGCTACTATTAAAAATTGTACAAAGTCGTGGCCTCGCGCGAGGCTGACCAAGCTGGCGCTTTGCTTTGCTTAAAAGAGTCTGTCGTTGGTGCCCGCAGTCTCGGCCGGTCTTTTCGCCGCAACTGTCGTTGGGGTATAGGCACCACTGTAGCTCGGGCGACCGGTACCGGTCATGGTGCTGT
The sequence above is a segment of the Podospora pseudoanserina strain CBS 124.78 chromosome 5, whole genome shotgun sequence genome. Coding sequences within it:
- the LCB1 gene encoding serine palmitoyltransferase component (COG:E; EggNog:ENOG503NWAB); its protein translation is MDLQDLQTRLNLFLDHAATTFQKVPGSAVLIRYVRSSYQNDPVRSAIELVLVIFFIRYLLSPSYSTSKVNYVKLTEDEIDELVEEWTPEPLVAPLTPLEETSLEKLPILVGPSGPKSKLSTGKTVTNLASYNFYNLNANEQIKEKAIATLRTYGVGPCGPPQFYGTQDVHMKAEADIASYLGTEKCIVYAQAFSAISSVIPAFCKRGDVIVADRAVNYSIRRGLEISRSNIRWYNHNDFEDLEQVMRGVVAEQKKKGKLTRRFIVTEGLFETCGDMNNLPKLVELKEKYKFRIILDETWSFGVLGRTGRGLTEHQNVDPTQIDMIVGSLAGPLCAGGGFCAGDGDVVEHQRIAAAAYTFSAALPAMLAMTASESLNVLQSNPEILAGCRENVRLLRGQLAEGRSEWVVCTSAAENPVQLLVLREEVVRARRLGLEDQERLLQECVDEALANGVLITRLKGMSISTHNSLKDGSWIVQPALKVCVTSGLSKKDIEKAGQTIRHAITKVMTKKGNNKLNLPAA